ataccctgaagcatacattgaagtgtttgcACTGTAGAGTTAAACAGGAAATTTGAGATATTTCTCAGCAACGGACcagctacaccatatctacaccatgcagggttaggaattatagcgcaagatctccatatggataaaacttacAGCCAGGTAAGGAGTTTAGCACGTATCCAGAATGTGAGAGGGATAGCAGCctatctgaatgtttttggatgccgcctgtgatttagcctattatttttggggatagagtagctactgtgtaaatcaagggcaaatactaatgggtacgcctattctaggtataaggtaggcctacagtccataaaaatagacttgataggcccgcaaaacacttccgggaacgataagaacgaacgatattttgcgttccgaaccggttcaggaacgaaattttggtggcggaacgaattcaggaacgaaaacgttaaataaaggcctacctgaaccgttcggaacggaacgattgaaaaataattttgttttcaagccctgcttCTTATACATTAATATGACCAGTTACACAGTTTCTATGCTACAAAAATGGCCCAATAATGAAAGGCGTAGAAACACCTTGTGTGCACGCAGCCAGGGGTGTTCACAAATGAGAAACCAATGTACTATAGTGGCCATTGTAGCatagaaaatataggcctacatgttttgtgTGGCTTGGTTCAATGTAAATAGAGAAAAGGTACAATAGTTTGGTCAGACCTAACTTCAGCCTTCAAAAATGCCAGCGGCCATGCTGAGCCTAGCTACATACTAAAAGGAGTAACATTATGTCTGGCAGACTGAGAGCACGCACAAAACTGAAAGAGGTATCAGCTTGTCTCAACTCAGAGAAGACATTTAATTATGGAagtacggtggactgttcctttaatgagtCTTCACACTTTACTTAATATGCAAGTCCTTGGTCAATAAAATTACCTAACAACTCATCTATGTTCAGTTATCTGAGCATCTTCACAGACCACACATTTATACAGAGATGCAAAACGTAGGAATATGGTCATGGATGTAATTACAAAACTTGTTTGATGCCTATCCTATATTCATGACACTTACCTGTTTACTGTAATCAGAAAGAAGCGCAGCCATTTTCTTGCCCAAGGTTCCCGTCTGCTTCTCTTTGTAGAGGTTCAGGAGCTGTGGAGTGTATTTGTCCAGTGCCGCGAAGAAGTTGAAGGGGAGGTTTTGGTTCGTGATGCGATGGACCTCCTTGTAAAGCTGTGGAAACAACAagacaaacaagacaaaaaataaacaaaaaacaaaacatagaaTTTTGAAATGCCTGTATAACtgttacatatacatatatacagtaactAACAATCAGCTTTCAACTTACCTGGGCTTCACAGAAGAGGGCAGGCCACCGCTCCCTCAGCTCTGCAATAGGCCTTGGACTGTTGATTATTTCCTCACGTCTCAACGCGAATGTTCTCTGCatgagcaagaagatgagtggtcCATCTCTTTCGGCAGGAGCTTTCTGAAACTCACTATGGAGTTCATTTCTTTGAGCCTCCAAGCTGTCCTTGCTTTCACCGGCGGGATAATTTGGTAGGTAATTAATCTCTCCCCGTCTGGGGCGCTTGATTTGAGAGTGGGCTGATGGAGCAGTGGGGTGAAGTCGACTACGCTTTCCTGCATTCACTGACACCTCTTTCAGGCCTGCTCTGCTAAGTTTCGTACGGTAGTTGCCCATCTTAAAGAAAAGGCTGTTTTTCCAGGCATCATATCCTGTTCCGGTCTTCTCTTTCAGACACGGATGCTTTTTCACTAAAGCCTCAGCAGCTTGGCGAATTTGTTTGCCACTTGGGTACCCAGCATATTTATACATCTCTATAGCCATTGCCTCCAATATGTTGTGTTTCTGATCTTTAGTTAGCTTCAGGGGCTTTGCTTCCTTCTCATAGGCTGTATTGCCCTGACTCAGAATATATTCAACCTCATAGGTAAACGATGGCACAGTGAAGTACTCTGGCCAGACCTCAGTCCTACAGCTTCTCTCCGGTGAGGAAAGAATAACGGTGTCATCTGTACTGATGGAGCTGACATCTAAGTCTACGGGGCTGAGATTCAATTCTATGACGTGAATCACTTTGACAGTTGCAATGGATGGGAGGCTATCAATGCTGACGAGGTTGCAAAATGCATTAAAATCTGGGTCTTCATACTGAAGTCTGAAGTCGTACACAAGCCCAAATCTTGTTTTAATTTCTGAAACTAGTTCGTCAACTGTACTGGGTCGAGATGGCAAGACAAGAATTTCAGCGTTGTCATCAGCCAAAATGACGCGCAACTTCAGGGGTGAGGCCATCGGTACAACAGGAATTGccttgaacaaacaaacacaagcaaacaatATTATGagacaaaaatgcaaaaaatgtgCTGGTGCATACATTGCCCACAAATCTCTGTCTCACACTATAGCCTTCAAAAACAATCACACCTCATGTCTCTGACGCACGCGCCcatgcgcatgcgcgcatgcacacacacacacacactagcaatctTCATCAGAGACGGGGATGAAATGTTTAGGTGTAAGAATGAGTCTATCAGACACTCTATAAGCATACAATGGTGTCTGATCTTTCAGTTCACGGACATAGCGAACAACATGGCTATTTCCATCAGTAACAGTCAATTCGAATGACCGTAAATGCTCAACATACCATGCATCATAATCCTTCAGCACAACAGTGATTTCATTTGCAAGCAGTAGTATGTTCGTAATTTCTTTAAATTCTGGCAAGGAGTTTTGAACACCAGTGCAGACAAACATGCCAACCGCAAATGATGTTCCATCAATGTTTACTCGATTTGTACTAAGGACAGTCAAGTCGTCCACAGTCTGTGAAACACTGGCTTGTACCTCAGGCGGTAAGGTGtcaatgaaggctgatttgacttGAGACATCTCAATTGGTGGTTTGAAAAATTTGGGTGATGATAAGTGGTATGTCATCATCAGTTGATGTCTCTCTGCACAtgtttttaacacatttttgaagTTGTTAGCCTCATGTATGATCCTTTTAAAAATCCTGTGTTTCCCCTCAAATCTCATTGTCCATAGATGGACAAGGGGCCCAAAGCATCGAATGAGGTGAGGATAATGCTCCAGGAAATGGTGTTTTGGCCTCAACATTAAATTAGGAAACACCTCCTGGAGTATCTGTCTGTGCTCTGAGATTTTGCAGGACATGTACTGCAATGTTTCTTCTGTGAATTTGTGACACATGGCAAGATCTACCACATCTTTTAATGCCATTAGTATTTCCCAAAACCTGTCCCCATCTGGAATTTTGGAACCAATAATTACAGGAAGTAATCGCAAAAGAGCATGATTCTCATGCCCATTACCCCCAATTGTTCCTCGAGATGAAAAAGTTGCAGTAACTGGATGAGGACGGTCTACTTTGTCATTGTGCTGATAAGGAAATGTCTTAATTGCCTGATTTAGATCGTTAAGAG
The sequence above is drawn from the Engraulis encrasicolus isolate BLACKSEA-1 unplaced genomic scaffold, IST_EnEncr_1.0 scaffold_34_np1212, whole genome shotgun sequence genome and encodes:
- the LOC134443661 gene encoding sterile alpha motif domain-containing protein 3-like isoform X2, which gives rise to MASPLKLRVILADDNAEILVLPSRPSTVDELVSEIKTRFGLVYDFRLQYEDPDFNAFCNLVSIDSLPSIATVKVIHVIELNLSPVDLDVSSISTDDTVILSSPERSCRTEVWPEYFTVPSFTYEVEYILSQGNTAYEKEAKPLKLTKDQKHNILEAMAIEMYKYAGYPSGKQIRQAAEALVKKHPCLKEKTGTGYDAWKNSLFFKMGNYRTKLSRAGLKEVSVNAGKRSRLHPTAPSAHSQIKRPRRGEINYLPNYPAGESKDSLEAQRNELHSEFQKAPAERDGPLIFLLMQRTFALRREEIINSPRPIAELRERWPALFCEAQLYKEVHRITNQNLPFNFFAALDKYTPQLLNLYKEKQTGTLGKKMAALLSDYSKQDNDIQATRTAVLFGLALYLKEDASEIFKSCKEVDFEESQTGAVTLLALTEDNPSAVPFNPQHVTVILEDQVVLSHKYWVDALVLLFGLIYALHLEYPAKLKGFFEFIQVVLLNLDDGRRQIKPKLLSLKNELELGV
- the LOC134443661 gene encoding sterile alpha motif domain-containing protein 3-like isoform X1 — encoded protein: MYAPAHFLHFCLIILFACVCLFKAIPVVPMASPLKLRVILADDNAEILVLPSRPSTVDELVSEIKTRFGLVYDFRLQYEDPDFNAFCNLVSIDSLPSIATVKVIHVIELNLSPVDLDVSSISTDDTVILSSPERSCRTEVWPEYFTVPSFTYEVEYILSQGNTAYEKEAKPLKLTKDQKHNILEAMAIEMYKYAGYPSGKQIRQAAEALVKKHPCLKEKTGTGYDAWKNSLFFKMGNYRTKLSRAGLKEVSVNAGKRSRLHPTAPSAHSQIKRPRRGEINYLPNYPAGESKDSLEAQRNELHSEFQKAPAERDGPLIFLLMQRTFALRREEIINSPRPIAELRERWPALFCEAQLYKEVHRITNQNLPFNFFAALDKYTPQLLNLYKEKQTGTLGKKMAALLSDYSKQDNDIQATRTAVLFGLALYLKEDASEIFKSCKEVDFEESQTGAVTLLALTEDNPSAVPFNPQHVTVILEDQVVLSHKYWVDALVLLFGLIYALHLEYPAKLKGFFEFIQVVLLNLDDGRRQIKPKLLSLKNELELGV